Proteins from one Bactrocera neohumeralis isolate Rockhampton chromosome 3, APGP_CSIRO_Bneo_wtdbg2-racon-allhic-juicebox.fasta_v2, whole genome shotgun sequence genomic window:
- the LOC126752608 gene encoding protein toll-like — protein MTGNPIVCDCKFPWIYSENYRSLFNRLQCVQSSTKSITDLAQMESNELCAWKPVMCPSKCNCYAQSEFLHIKCKGAQHIEQLPRPEQVGLKKSVLDISDNNFIVLPLNTTFGYGNVSQLNASYNKITNISVAQLPTNLTVLDLRNNRLNSLDDEFLRTYLNDSTKLEFLYLSENPWFCDCSAQQLLYTIRTHRARIPDADHLLCVNQPNVTLLKANVRELCLPLVNVKYYQNFIAIVTTIALTIIILLCIIALFYKYKLEVKVWLYGKNILRSCIHECELDKHKKFDAFISYAHQDADFVNHTLLPQLEQCEPPFRVCTHERNWLAGAYIPEQIIESVEQSRRTIIVLSQHFIESDWARMEFRTAHQCSLNEGRARIIMIKYGEISNSELLDRELKAYLDMNTYLDWQDNRFWNKLHYAMPHKLGGENNSDMLEVNGRMYVMGQVEMNRLRDESV, from the coding sequence ATGACTGGTAATCCGATCGTGTGTGATTGTAAATTTCCTTGGATTTACAGTGAAAACTATCGTTCGCTGTTCAATCGTTTGCAGTGCGTTCAATCGTCAACCAAATCAATAACAGATCTCGCGCAGATGGAAAGTAATGAACTGTGTGCTTGGAAACCGGTAATGTGCCCCAGCAAATGCAATTGTTACGCACAATCTGAGTTCCTGCACATCAAGTGTAAAGGTGCCCAACATATCGAACAGCTCCCACGTCCCGAACAAGTTGGACTCAAGAAGTCGGTACTTGATATTAGTGATAACAATTTCATTGTATTACCGCTAAACACCACCTTCGGCTATGGTAACGTTTCGCAACTCAACGCGTCGTACAATAAAATCACGAATATAAGTGTCGCTCAACTGCCAACCAATTTGACGGTTTTGGATTTACGAAACAATCGCTTAAATTCTTTAGATGATGAATTTTTGCGTACATACCTCAATGACAGCACAAAACTAGAATTTCTCTATCTCAGTGAAAATCCTTGGTTTTGCGACTGTAGCGCGCAGCAATTGCTGTACACCATTCGTACACATCGGGCACGCATACCCGATGCCGACCATTTACTTTGTGTTAATCAGCCGAACGTTACTCTTCTAAAAGCTAATGTGAGAGAATTGTGTTTACCTCTTGTTAATGTTAAATATTATCAGAACTTTATTGCAATTGTGACTACTATAGCtttaacaattattattttactttgcaTTATCGCactcttttataaatataaactagAAGTGAAAGTCTGGTTATATGGCAAGAACATATTGAGATCTTGCATTCACGAATGTGAGTTGGATAAGCATAAAAAATTCGATGCCTTTATTTCATATGCACACCAGGATGCAGACTTCGTCAACCATACATTACTGCCGCAGCTTGAACAGTGCGAACCACCATTTCGTGTATGCACGCACGAACGCAATTGGCTGGCTGGCGCTTATATACCTGAACAAATCATCGAATCGGTGGAGCAGTCACGTCGGACGATCATTGTGCTCTCGCAGCACTTCATCGAGTCAGATTGGGCGCGCATGGAGTTTCGCACAGCGCATCAGTGCTCGTTGAACGAGGGTCGTGCGCGCATAATAATGATTAAATATGGTGAAATCTCTAACAGTGAGTTATTGGATAGAGAATTAAAGGCATATTTGGACATGAATACATATTTGGATTGGCAAGATAACAGATTTTGGAACAAATTACACTACGCCATGCCCCATAAATTGGGTGGAGAGAATAATTCCGATATGCTTGAAGTTAACGGCAGAATGTATGTTATGGGGCAAGTTGAGATGAATCGTTTGCGTGACGAGAGTGTTTAA